A portion of the Rhodococcus pseudokoreensis genome contains these proteins:
- a CDS encoding DUF4194 domain-containing protein yields the protein MTDEPTTHGHYPGDTGELDLETRRAFVQLLKGPLVTAAKHPEVWRAVIRDERLLRSRLADVFLVLVIDDDNELAFTRPAETGDPGTPTVLRTERLTFMDTVMLLALRQRLLRAQPGERVIVDLDELREQLEMYRAASDTDPAGYAKRINASWKKLDKYSLLTKTTTDDRMEVSPVLRQLFDAEQVALVEAEFRRILEEDTP from the coding sequence ATGACCGACGAGCCGACGACCCACGGCCACTACCCCGGAGACACCGGCGAACTGGACCTGGAGACACGGCGCGCCTTCGTGCAGCTGCTCAAGGGCCCGCTCGTCACCGCTGCCAAGCACCCCGAAGTGTGGCGCGCGGTGATCCGGGACGAGCGGCTCCTCCGGTCCCGGCTCGCCGACGTGTTTCTCGTGCTCGTCATCGACGACGACAACGAGCTGGCGTTCACCCGCCCCGCCGAAACCGGCGACCCCGGTACTCCCACGGTGCTGCGCACCGAGCGTCTGACCTTCATGGACACGGTCATGCTGCTCGCCTTGCGCCAACGTCTGCTGCGCGCGCAACCGGGCGAACGGGTGATCGTCGATCTCGACGAACTGCGCGAACAGCTCGAGATGTATCGCGCGGCGAGCGACACCGATCCCGCCGGCTACGCGAAGCGCATCAACGCGTCGTGGAAGAAACTCGACAAGTATTCGCTGCTCACGAAGACCACGACCGACGATCGGATGGAGGTCTCCCCGGTATTGCGGCAGCTGTTCGACGCCGAACAGGTCGCGCTCGTCGAGGCGGAGTTCCGGCGGATTCTGGAGGAGGACACACCGTGA
- a CDS encoding ATP-binding protein, whose amino-acid sequence MIHPGQRRLARVQVVNWGTLHGHHDLAVARKGFLITGNSGSGKSTLIDAISAVLVPGNQLRFNAAAQETTNSGRNFVTYIRGAWRREAGADTEGLVASYLRTGATWSGIALTYRTDTDDPPITLVKLMQLGRGQNAAGDVSHLHLILDHELDLTDFGAFMARGIDTRGIRKRWPEAAVNPTYAPFARSFRSRLGISTEGAQRLLHRTLSAKSLGSLDQLFRDYMLDTPSTFAMAERAVNQFHDLQEAHRVVVDARLQVEMLTPLVELADTRRRGLQSLRDTEEENTHLGTVHAEMTLSLLCSDRTERRALTPLLESGATEATAAAERARQETLDLTVKLEGIGGGRLATLHAQRDAELKTLARVRARRDQITEAVSAWEGTIPETAEEFARLRGQLEDQLRQASTTHEERFGDRYPLAEQRGTAQKERAELITDREIIARRRSNIDPSLLRARESICSAAGVPDDAVPFAGELIAVRDEHAEWTGPIERVLGGLGRTLLVPEEVYPAVAAAVDATHLGARLVYRRVRVGATPSAVPKTGALSLVRRVEVTDGPLAPWIHHHLADRYDYACVDTAAGFANHARAVTRAGQVKHSAERHEKDDRSRIDDRRRWVLGFDNETKLEDIRRRIADLDITIASVTSRLDALDREDQRIARQNRAAQTILDAQWTDIDVSAAQAAVDAVDGRLDSWQQDNPEHSAVSAALELAKKAENEADAARRQADTALTVHRAALTDLETRIAQAELDAGETAPDAVAARIKARFQKFARRVTSDNIDRALFEVGQGIGKDRSEAQSAVSAAGASIVRILSQYLARWESRGGELRVDAEYVDDALAILQRLRSDGLPRYEDRFFQLLHDQSHRNIGELARTIRKAPAEIRSRIDPVNDSLRRSAFDTDRWLRIDVRERRSPAAADLLDDLTRITSGGWDIEQRPAAEERFERMAAVLERLASKEPADQRWQRQVLDTRLHVGFIGVEIDGAGEARNYHDSSSGLSGGQAQKLVFFCLAAALRYQLAPDGADLPRYGTVILDEAFDRADSAYTRRALDVFAQFGFHMVLATPLKLLGTLEEYIGGAVTVSIRDRMHTELSLIEFDDVSDT is encoded by the coding sequence GTGATCCATCCCGGTCAACGCCGTCTCGCGCGCGTGCAGGTCGTCAACTGGGGGACGTTGCACGGCCACCACGACCTCGCGGTGGCCCGCAAGGGTTTCCTGATCACCGGCAATTCCGGCTCCGGCAAGTCCACGCTCATCGATGCCATCTCGGCGGTGCTGGTCCCGGGCAATCAGCTGCGGTTCAACGCGGCAGCGCAGGAGACCACGAACTCGGGACGCAACTTCGTCACATACATCCGGGGTGCGTGGCGGCGGGAGGCCGGCGCGGACACGGAGGGTCTCGTCGCCTCGTACCTGCGCACCGGCGCGACGTGGAGCGGCATCGCCCTCACCTACCGCACGGACACCGACGATCCGCCGATCACCCTCGTCAAGCTCATGCAGCTCGGGCGGGGCCAGAACGCGGCCGGCGACGTCAGCCACCTCCACCTCATTCTCGACCACGAACTCGACCTGACGGATTTCGGCGCGTTCATGGCCCGCGGAATCGACACGCGGGGAATACGCAAACGCTGGCCGGAGGCGGCCGTCAACCCGACGTACGCACCGTTTGCCCGCAGTTTCCGCTCCCGCCTGGGCATCTCGACGGAAGGCGCACAGCGGCTGCTGCACCGCACCCTGTCCGCGAAGAGCCTCGGCAGCCTCGACCAGTTGTTTCGCGACTACATGCTCGACACCCCGAGCACTTTCGCGATGGCCGAGCGCGCGGTCAACCAGTTCCACGATCTGCAGGAGGCGCACCGCGTCGTCGTCGATGCACGGCTTCAGGTCGAGATGCTCACACCGCTCGTCGAGCTTGCCGACACTAGGCGACGCGGCCTGCAGTCCCTGCGTGACACGGAGGAGGAGAACACGCATCTCGGGACGGTTCACGCCGAGATGACGTTGTCGCTGCTGTGCAGTGATCGCACCGAACGCCGCGCCCTGACCCCTCTGCTGGAGTCGGGAGCGACCGAGGCCACGGCAGCGGCCGAACGCGCCCGCCAGGAAACCCTCGATCTGACCGTGAAACTCGAGGGCATCGGGGGCGGCAGGCTCGCCACCCTCCACGCGCAACGCGACGCAGAACTGAAGACGCTGGCACGGGTGCGTGCCAGGCGGGATCAGATCACCGAGGCGGTATCGGCCTGGGAGGGAACCATTCCCGAGACCGCCGAAGAGTTCGCGCGGTTACGTGGGCAACTCGAGGACCAGCTGCGTCAGGCGTCCACCACCCACGAGGAGCGGTTCGGTGACCGCTATCCCCTCGCCGAACAGCGCGGCACCGCACAGAAGGAGCGCGCCGAGCTGATCACCGATCGTGAGATCATCGCCCGCCGACGCTCCAACATCGATCCGAGTCTGCTCCGCGCCCGCGAGTCGATCTGTTCCGCGGCGGGTGTGCCGGACGACGCCGTGCCGTTCGCGGGCGAGCTGATCGCGGTCCGGGACGAGCACGCCGAGTGGACCGGCCCCATCGAACGGGTCCTCGGCGGCCTCGGCCGCACCCTCCTGGTCCCGGAGGAGGTGTATCCGGCGGTCGCGGCGGCCGTGGACGCCACCCATCTCGGCGCGCGACTCGTGTATCGCCGGGTGCGGGTCGGCGCCACACCGTCGGCGGTGCCGAAGACCGGGGCGCTGTCGCTGGTGCGTCGAGTAGAAGTCACCGACGGTCCGCTCGCCCCGTGGATTCACCACCATCTCGCCGACCGCTACGACTACGCGTGCGTCGACACCGCGGCCGGCTTCGCGAATCACGCCCGCGCCGTGACACGCGCCGGGCAGGTCAAGCACTCCGCGGAGCGGCACGAGAAGGATGACCGCAGCCGCATCGACGACCGACGGCGGTGGGTTCTCGGATTCGACAACGAAACCAAACTGGAGGACATTCGCCGTCGAATCGCGGATCTCGACATCACGATCGCGAGCGTCACGAGCCGACTCGACGCGCTGGACCGTGAGGATCAGCGGATCGCCCGGCAGAATCGCGCAGCGCAGACGATCCTCGATGCGCAGTGGACGGACATCGACGTCAGCGCCGCGCAGGCCGCCGTCGACGCGGTGGACGGCCGCCTCGACTCCTGGCAGCAGGACAACCCGGAGCATTCCGCAGTGTCGGCTGCCCTCGAACTCGCGAAGAAGGCGGAGAACGAGGCCGACGCTGCCCGGCGTCAGGCGGACACGGCGTTGACGGTGCACCGGGCGGCGCTCACGGACCTCGAGACCAGGATCGCGCAGGCCGAACTCGACGCGGGCGAGACGGCTCCCGATGCGGTGGCCGCCCGGATCAAGGCGCGGTTTCAGAAGTTCGCGCGCCGTGTCACGTCGGACAATATCGACAGGGCACTGTTCGAGGTCGGCCAGGGCATCGGCAAGGACAGGAGTGAGGCGCAGAGCGCGGTGTCCGCCGCCGGCGCGTCGATCGTCCGGATCCTGTCCCAGTATCTGGCGCGATGGGAGTCCCGCGGCGGTGAGCTGAGGGTCGACGCCGAATACGTCGACGACGCCCTGGCGATTCTCCAACGGCTGCGCTCCGACGGTCTCCCCCGATACGAAGACCGGTTCTTCCAGCTGTTGCACGACCAGTCACACCGCAACATCGGCGAACTCGCTCGCACGATCCGTAAGGCGCCGGCGGAGATCCGTTCCCGGATCGACCCGGTGAACGACTCGCTGCGCCGCTCCGCGTTCGACACCGACCGGTGGTTGCGCATCGACGTCCGCGAACGACGCTCCCCGGCGGCGGCCGACCTGCTGGACGACCTGACCCGGATCACGAGCGGTGGTTGGGACATCGAGCAGCGCCCCGCGGCCGAGGAGCGATTCGAGCGGATGGCGGCGGTGCTGGAGCGGCTGGCCTCGAAGGAACCCGCGGATCAGAGATGGCAGCGGCAGGTCCTGGACACTCGCCTGCACGTGGGATTCATCGGCGTCGAGATCGACGGCGCCGGAGAGGCTCGCAACTACCACGATTCGAGCTCCGGACTGTCCGGCGGACAGGCACAGAAACTCGTGTTCTTCTGTCTGGCAGCGGCATTGCGGTATCAGCTCGCACCCGACGGCGCCGACCTTCCCCGTTACGGCACGGTCATCCTGGACGAGGCGTTCGACCGCGCCGACTCCGCGTACACGCGCCGGGCGTTGGACGTGTTCGCGCAGTTCGGTTTCCACATGGTGCTGGCGACGCCGCTGAAGTTGCTCGGCACACTCGAGGAGTACATCGGCGGAGCGGTGACCGTGAGTATCCGCGACCGGATGCACACCGAACTCAGTCTCATCGAATTCGACGACGTGAGTGACACATGA